The sequence gaggagcggggtgacgtgagagaacttgggaaggttgaacaccagacgggctgcggcgttctggatgagttgtaggggtttaatggcacaggcagggagcccagccaacagcgagttgcagtaatccagacgggagatgacaagtgcctggattaggacctgcgccgcttcctgtgtgaggcagggtcgtactctgcggatgttgtagagcatgaacctacaggaacgggccaccgccttgatgttagttgagaacgacagggtgttgtccaggatcacgccaaagttcttagcgctctgggaggaggacacagtggagttgtcaaccgtgatggcgagatgtgctaaatgacttaaatgtaaatgtaaatcatggaacgggcagtccttccccgggaggaagagcagctccgtcttgccgaggttcagcttgaggtggtgatccgtcatccacactgatatgtctgccagacatgcagagatgcgattcgccacctggtcatcagaagggggaaaggagaagattaattgtgtgtcgtctgcatagcaatgataggagagaccatgtgaggttatgacagagccaagtgacttggtgtatagcgagaataggagagggcctagaacagagccctgggggacaccagtggtgagagcacgtggtgaggagacggattctcgccacgccacctggtaggagcgacctgtcaggtaggacgcaatccaagcgtgggccgcgccggagatgcccaactcggagagggtggagaggaggatctgatggttcacagtatcgaaggcagccgataggtctagaaggatgagagcagaggagagagagttagctttagcagtgcggagcgcctccgtgatacagagaagagcagtctcagttgaatgactagtcttgaaacctgactgatttggatcaagaaggtcattctgagagagatagcgggagagctggccaaggacggcacgttcaagggttttggagagaaaagaaagaagggatactggtctgtagttgttgacatcggagggatcgagtgtaggttttttcagaaggggtgcaactctcgctctcttgaagacggaagggacgtagccagcggtcagggatgagttgatgagcgaggtgaggtaagggagaaggtctccggaaatggtctggagaagagaggaggggatagggtcaagcgggcaggttgttgggcggccggccgtcacaagacgcgagatttcatctggagagagaggggagaaagaggtcagagcacagggtagggcagtgtgagcagaaccagcggtgtcgtttgacttagcaaacgaggatcggatgtcgtcgaccttcttttcaaaatggttgacgaagtcatctgcagagagggaggagggggaggaggaggattcaggagggaggagaaggtggcaaagagcttcctagggttagaggcagatgcttggaatttagagtggtagaaagtggctttagcagcagcgacagaagaggaaaatgtagacaggagggagtgaaaggatgccaggtccgcagggaggcgagttttcctccatttccgctcggctgcccggagccctgttctgtgagctcgcaatgagtcgtcgagccacggagcgggaggggaggaccgagccggcctggaggataggggacatagagagtcaaaggatgcagaaagggaggagaggagggttgaggaggcagaatcaggagataggttggagaaggtttgagcagagggaagagatgataggatggaagaggagagagtagcgggggagagagagcgaaggttgggacggcgcgataccatccgatttggggcagtgtgggaagtgttggatgagagcgagagggaaaaggatacaaggtagtggtcggagacttggaggggagttgcaattaggttagtggaagaacagcatctagtaaagatgaggtcgagcgtattgcctgccttgtgagtagggggggaaggtgagagggagaggtcaaaagaggagaggagtggaaagaaggaggcagagaggaatgagtcaaaggtaggcgtggggaggttaaagtcgcccagaactgtgagaggtgagccgtcctcaggaaaggagcttatcaaggcatcaagctcattgatgaactctccgagggaacctggagggcgataaatgataaggatgttaagcttgaaagggctggtaactgtgacagcatggaattcaaaggaggcgatagacagatgggtaaggggagaaagagagaatgaccacttgggagagatgaggatcccggtgccaccaccccgctgaccagaagctctcggggtgtgcgagaacacgtgggcggacgaagagagagcagtaggagtagcagtgttatctgtggtgatccatgtttccgtcagtgccaagaagtcgagggactggagggagacataggctgagatgaactctgccttgttggccgcagatcggcagttccagaggctaccggagacctggaactccacgtgggtcgtgcgcgctgggaccaccagattagggtggccgcggccacgcggtgtggagcgtttgtatgatctgtgcagagaggagagaacagggataggcagacacatagttgacaggctacagaagaggctacgctaatgcaaaggagattggaatgacaagtggactacacgtctcgaatgttcagaaagttgagcttacgtagcaagaatcttattgactaaaatgattaaaaatgatacagtactgctgaagtaggctagctggcagtggctgcgttgttgactttgtaggcttcgggggctagctggctagctagcagtgttgattacgttacgttgcgttaaaagaacgacaatagctggctaggtaacctagaaaatcgctctagactacacaattatctttgatacagagacggctatgtagctagctatgtagacggtgggcgttagctagctggctagctgctgggcagatagcagtgtagactgcgttaggacgacgaaatacgataattacgcaattatctttgatacaaagacggctatgtagctagctaagaagaaattgctaagattagacaaatcaaaccgttgtactataatgaaatgtaatgaaatgtaatgaaaagttatactacctgcagaccgaagtgcagatgcGACTGCGACTTAAATAATCCTCCTCATCACCTCCACCCCCCTTCTAATAGCATTTGCACTTGACCCCCCCCCTTCTACCTCTAACTTTACTGATAGCTAcgttattgaggaaaaatgtactttctatgcctgtgatatgtggttgtcccaacTAGCTATCTTAtctgaatgcactaactgtaagtcgcttcGGATAAGAGTGtatgctaaatgacaaaaatgtcaaatgtaaaaatATGCCAGCTGAGTTTAAatgctgcagttgtggttgcgAACATGAACCCGTTTCGGAAGTGTGCTGTTAGGGTGAAGGAGACAGAGGTGGCAAGAATAATCCAGAGGTgttgagaacagtggaagaaagGTGTGAAGTTGAAGAAGTAATGGTTGTAGGAGTAGAGGCAGAAAATGATATTCATTGTCAACAGAGGGATCCTGACATGTTGCATGTTAAGAAGGTGGGGGCTTTGTAGCATTTATTTACTTTGGTTATCAATTGCACAGTGCAAATGGAGAGGAAATATGAGAAAATAGGCATCATTGTGTGTGGGTTTAGCGTTTTATAAGGGGGGCTCAAGGATTTTTCTGCAGAGGCATTACAAGGAATCCTGTCAATGAATGCTCTGTCCTTACAGGTACCTGAGCCTGTGTAGGGATGTGACTGCGATGGTTGTTAgattttttgttgtatttttttgttttttgtttcaaTACCCCGTACAGTAGATGGCGGCAATACACCAAGATGTGTAGTCTGCCATAAAATTTAAAAGAAGAAGACAAAACAACCAGTGACTCTTTCCGGGGCGAAGTTTAAGCCACAGGTTACAAAACTGTTGCGAAGTTCATTGTATTTAACCAGCCTTTTATATCAAAACAGTGCAGACAACGAACTATTAGATTGCACGAGTCATGTTGTTCGTAATTATTACATGGAATTATATCTATTGTTACGTTTCTCATGGGTTTCAGATATTAGATATATCGTAGGATGGCGTATCGGTACTGTAACTGGTTAACTAGTTAGCTTGCTGTTTCGGTTTCTAGCATAGCATCATCAAGCAGTTTTTTCTGGACACGGAACAATGTTTTTTGGTGCAATTGTACAGTTGTTTACCGAAGGAGGACCTATACGAAACGCTGAAGAAAGTGCAGCCATGGCAGGAAGTGTaaacaccagccctccggtgaaATGCTTGTTCACGAGCAATGAGTCAATAGTCACGATCAGTCTTCTACGGTGAGCTAGTGTACATTTACTTTTAGGTCGTGTCATATTCCTCATGTGACATGTCCTCGCCGTCACCGGTACAAATTCGAGAGGCGAACGTACACCTGGCCGCGGTGCACCGGCGGGTAGCAGAACTGGAGCAGCGGCTCGAGGCAGCAGAGAACACCGTGAGGGAGCAAGCAGAGAGTCTCATCAGGAAGGACGAGCAACTGAGGGCTGCTACCCAGGAGATCACCGAGGCCAAGAATAAGTAAGTGATGGAGGTGTTGTCTCTTCAGGCATTGCCAAAGCTCCCCTTTCATTTGCCAATTATTGTTGTTTCATATGTGCATTGTGTGGCTGAGACTGCAGAAAAATGTGCTGAGTTTATCATCGATTTCTCTTTTTATCTAACTTTTCTCTAGAGAGATTTACTACCTCCACGAGAAGCTGTGCAAGTCAGAGGACACCATCCAGAGGTTTCAGAACATGATCAAGGAGAAGGATGCTATGATAGGCCAGTTGCAACATCGCTGCCAGCTCCTGGACAACATCTGTAAGAGCAGGCCTTTACTAGACAGTATGCTGTTCCATATGGCTGAGGCAGAAAGACTTGGGCCAGTGGTGGGGATGGGTGAACCCACTGTCAAAACATCCCTCACAGACGGGGAGTCAAACTGCAGTCCCAACCGCATCTCTAACCACAAAGACTTCTCTCTCAGTGAGGATGACCAGGAGCTGGATGAGATAGTGTTTGGAACAACTGTATAGTACAAGGCCCCTGAGAAGAGTTAGGTTAGTGAAGAGGTTCTAGAAGAGGGTGGTACTTGAAGTAGAGGCATGAGTCATTTCAAAACATCTGCATGTTGTTATTGAATtaaaaaaaatctcaaatagaacatTTGTGCTCTAAGTAGTTCTTTATACTCTGCAGATAACTTACAAGTTAACATGATGTCACATGGGGGAACTGCTTGACACGTTATGAAGCCTTTGGTTTAACCAAATAAAGGGAAACTAATCTGCCTTGATTCCACATTTTAACCAGACAATAACCAGGTGTCCATTTGACATCAGTTTCTGTTGTTTTAACTGGTGTATTTTTGTACTGTACTATTTGGAAATGGTGTAAAAATGACCTCTGTTTATGTTCAGCTCAAAGTGTTCAAAGGTCAAAAAGTGTTGAGAAGGTCAGAGTTCAGAAAATACATCTGTCGCACATGCAAGGCTAGGTTCTACTGCATCCCATGCATTTGACTATATAGTATACATTGAATCAGTCATTCTGCACTGACAAAGTTTTTTTTGAAGTCACAATTAAACTTAAAGTGCTTGAGGTTATTTTCGGGGAGTGTACTTACTCTACATGTATCCTGTGTAAGCATGACATTTAATGGTTAATCTAAGACATACATTAGCCTCTTGTTGGTGTCAATATTTGCTTCAGAGAAGCAAAGTCTATGCAACATTGAAGTTTGCGTCACTCTTACAGTACTCACTCTTGCATTACATAAGATGCTACATAGATGTGACATTCCAGTAGGGTCAAAAGCAGGGGAAATCATGCCTTGTGctcataataatactgtactgTTTTGCTTAGTCATTATATAAGCAATATTATATATTGTTTTGGCTTAAATCATCAGGTGGCTAAAAGTATTGTGTTATGTCTGCTGTGTCTTTCAGTACAACTGCATGATTGTGCAGCTTAAACTGTTCCTCTTGAAATGTCAATGTGTGTTGCTCTGTTCATTTAAGAAAATATTTTTTGAGAAGTGGTATTTTGATTTAATGAGGAAGTTTTTTTTAGCAACAGACCAGTCTGCTACATTAATAAATGATTTATTTATACAAAATTACCTAATTTATTTGGAAAAAGACTAAGTTAATAGCTTGGCAGTGTCACTAGCTACTTTTCCTACTTCAGGGATAATGTGACTGAAAAACAATACTTAAATCTTTGAAAAACATTCCCCGTGCCTGTGTCTTTTCTAGAAGGGGTATGGTGTCTGACACAGGCTATGGTGGCAATGTTATTTTGACAACTTTATCCCTATGGAGATGCACACGTTAGAAGCTATGTGAGGGAAGTTCAGATAACTGCTCTAGACACCTATAGGCAGGAATGCAACCCTTTTCTTTTACCCCAGAATATTAATGTACTGAGACTTCATTGTATATTCTGGGAAGGATTTTTAGAAAAGTTCATAGTGGGCATATCAAGGGAAAGAAGAACAACATTTAACACTGTTGAAAGTACACATTAGTCTTTATTAATTTCAATATAAAACATTTTCATAGCAGGAGTGACCAATTttactcctcccccccccccccccattcattTAGATAAACATTGAGAAAAAAGTAATTTTGCACAATATATGGTTCGTTATATAAGATTCCAATCACTCTGCTTTGGGCAATAGTGATCATTTTGGCCAGGCATTATCATTGCTGCCGTACCAGCTTCCACCTGCCAATGCAGTTGTAGAAGCCTTAAGCACAATCAGGGCCAAGCGGCTGGTGCAGCACCTCCACCATGCCTAGTGGCCTGGAGCTCCCCATTAATCCCACACTATCCTGGGAATAGTCCCCAGAGCACTTGCTCCTGACAAAGGGCCTGTTGCCACTGGTCAAGGAACACTGGAGCAACCAGCGTGGAGAGAGTGTGGCTACTGGGGACCAGTTTTGCGAGGAAGGAGGGGGCTCACCGCAGGGCTACTCACTGGGTTCCTGTAATGATCTGAGCAGAAGGAAGACACCCGGGGGGAGGCCAGGTGGCTGCCGTTCAGAGCCTGAAGCCGGGTGACTGCTGTTGGTGCTTTACTCAAAATGCCGCTTACAATCTGCTGTAGTGAACAGGCTACACCTGAACAAAAAagaaaatacaataaataatgACCTAACTGGCCCTAGACAGAATAGATTTTGACCCAACGCTTGCTTACAACTGCCTAGGCTTTGCTTACAGTGGAACTGGAGTCAGACAGG is a genomic window of Oncorhynchus nerka isolate Pitt River linkage group LG24, Oner_Uvic_2.0, whole genome shotgun sequence containing:
- the LOC115107384 gene encoding vimentin-type intermediate filament-associated coiled-coil protein; this encodes MSSPSPVQIREANVHLAAVHRRVAELEQRLEAAENTVREQAESLIRKDEQLRAATQEITEAKNKEIYYLHEKLCKSEDTIQRFQNMIKEKDAMIGQLQHRCQLLDNICKSRPLLDSMLFHMAEAERLGPVVGMGEPTVKTSLTDGESNCSPNRISNHKDFSLSEDDQELDEIVFGTTV